A genomic region of Desulfosarcina ovata subsp. ovata contains the following coding sequences:
- a CDS encoding acetamidase/formamidase family protein, whose translation MNQNRHAVGRAQAHFGWNHQLTPVLHVAPGDIVTFDTIDAGGGQLNRNSTVDDIGRFEFDRINPTFGPVYVDGAEPGDALEVTVLNLEIADWGWTANIPGFGLLAERFTDPALHIWKLDPVGLAPAEFKAGARVPLRPFPGIMGNALPEAGTHSVVNPRRFGGNMDTRDIGEGSRLLLPVGVPGALFSCGDGHAAQGDGEICGTAIETPMRMTLKLDLVKRANLNFPRFTTSGPVSNHFDPGGYEVCMAMGGDLMTSAKNAVSDMVDWVAATYQMADVEAYLLLSVCADLRINEIVDTPDWVVSCYLPKIVFQR comes from the coding sequence ATGAACCAGAACAGGCACGCCGTCGGCCGCGCCCAGGCGCATTTCGGCTGGAACCATCAGCTCACGCCGGTGCTTCACGTGGCTCCCGGCGATATCGTCACATTCGATACCATCGATGCCGGGGGCGGGCAGCTGAATCGGAACAGCACTGTGGACGATATCGGCCGGTTCGAATTCGACCGGATCAATCCGACCTTCGGCCCGGTTTACGTCGACGGTGCCGAGCCGGGTGACGCCCTCGAGGTGACCGTCCTGAACCTGGAAATCGCCGATTGGGGCTGGACCGCCAACATCCCCGGTTTCGGCCTGCTGGCCGAGCGTTTTACCGACCCGGCCCTGCACATCTGGAAACTGGATCCGGTCGGGCTGGCACCCGCCGAGTTCAAGGCGGGCGCCAGGGTACCGCTACGGCCGTTTCCGGGTATCATGGGCAACGCCCTGCCGGAAGCGGGCACCCACAGCGTGGTCAATCCGCGGCGATTCGGCGGCAACATGGACACCCGCGACATCGGCGAGGGGAGTCGCCTGCTGCTGCCGGTGGGCGTGCCCGGTGCGCTGTTTTCCTGCGGTGACGGCCACGCGGCCCAGGGGGATGGGGAGATCTGCGGCACGGCCATCGAAACGCCCATGCGCATGACCCTCAAGCTGGATCTTGTCAAGCGGGCCAACCTCAACTTTCCGCGCTTTACCACCTCAGGCCCGGTGAGCAACCATTTTGACCCGGGCGGATACGAGGTTTGCATGGCCATGGGCGGCGATCTCATGACGTCGGCCAAAAATGCAGTCAGCGACATGGTGGATTGGGTGGCCGCCACTTATCAAATGGCGGATGTTGAGGCCTACCTGCTGCTCAGTGTGTGTGCCGATTTGCGTATCAATGAAATTGTTGATACACCCGACTGGGTGGTTTCCTGCTATCTCCCGAAAATCGTCTTTCAGCGTTAA
- the fabG gene encoding 3-oxoacyl-ACP reductase FabG, producing MLTSIQNRSVIVTGASKGIGKGIATVFAAQGAKIMVVARGEADAVKTVEEISAAGGTAEYTLCDVTDEDQVAAMVAKTADTFGGVDILCANAGIFPQKKIIELTGDDWDAVMQTNLKSTFLCVKACIPYFEKNGRGRVVVTSSITGPVTAFPGWAHYGASKAGQLGFLKTAAMELSRYNTTINAVMPGNIVTEGLEGLGQDYLDTMAASIPLKRLGDVKDIGYAALFFASDEAAYITGQSIVVDGGQILPESLEALEEI from the coding sequence ATGTTGACTTCCATACAGAATCGTTCCGTCATTGTTACCGGCGCGTCCAAAGGCATTGGCAAGGGCATCGCCACGGTTTTTGCGGCCCAGGGGGCCAAAATTATGGTGGTCGCCCGGGGGGAAGCCGATGCGGTCAAGACCGTCGAGGAGATCAGCGCCGCCGGGGGTACCGCCGAATACACCCTTTGCGACGTTACCGACGAGGACCAGGTGGCGGCCATGGTCGCCAAAACGGCCGATACCTTCGGCGGTGTCGACATCCTGTGCGCCAATGCCGGGATTTTTCCCCAGAAAAAGATTATCGAGCTGACCGGTGACGACTGGGATGCCGTGATGCAGACCAATCTCAAGAGCACCTTTTTATGCGTCAAGGCCTGCATCCCGTATTTCGAGAAGAACGGCCGGGGGCGGGTGGTGGTGACATCCTCCATTACCGGCCCGGTGACGGCCTTTCCGGGGTGGGCCCACTACGGTGCATCCAAAGCCGGCCAACTGGGCTTTTTGAAAACCGCGGCCATGGAGCTGTCCCGGTACAACACCACGATCAATGCGGTCATGCCGGGCAACATCGTTACCGAGGGGTTGGAGGGCCTGGGCCAGGACTATCTGGACACCATGGCGGCCTCCATTCCGCTCAAGCGGCTGGGGGACGTGAAGGATATCGGGTATGCGGCGCTGTTTTTCGCATCGGACGAAGCCGCCTACATCACCGGCCAGTCCATTGTCGTCGACGGCGGGCAGATTCTGCCGGAGTCGCTCGAAGCCCTGGAAGAGATATAA
- a CDS encoding ABC transporter permease, with product MNGREARLGAFSSLPLTTLLLVTFIAPLLAIAAFSIMPAKVFSLAHVPDFSAYAEFVREGYWKSLAWSLGMAAVATALLLVICWPLAYAMVRIFKRFTLVITIAVVMTLFVSENIRLFGWVITLMKGGMLEGYLRAWTGNGFDGLLYNVPVIVFGLVYIYLPFMLFPLAQGISMIPDDARHAAADLGANRWQIFTNIELPLASPGIVVGALLTFVLAAGAVAESKLLGGQAVIVISDDVESAFTYGQNWPLGSALAMVLILVISILIVMTLMKIDLDSVMGKGR from the coding sequence ATGAACGGTCGTGAAGCGCGCCTGGGCGCTTTTTCCTCACTGCCGCTGACGACCCTGCTGCTGGTCACCTTTATCGCCCCGCTGTTGGCCATCGCCGCCTTTTCGATCATGCCGGCAAAGGTTTTCAGCCTTGCCCATGTCCCCGATTTCTCGGCTTATGCCGAGTTTGTGCGCGAAGGCTACTGGAAATCGCTGGCCTGGTCGCTGGGCATGGCCGCCGTGGCCACGGCCCTTTTGCTGGTGATCTGCTGGCCGCTGGCCTATGCTATGGTCCGCATTTTCAAGCGCTTCACCCTGGTGATCACCATTGCCGTGGTGATGACGCTGTTTGTCTCGGAGAACATCCGCCTCTTCGGCTGGGTGATCACCCTGATGAAAGGCGGCATGCTGGAAGGATACCTGCGCGCATGGACCGGAAACGGGTTCGACGGGCTGCTCTACAATGTGCCGGTGATCGTCTTCGGTCTGGTCTATATCTATCTGCCGTTCATGCTGTTCCCGCTGGCCCAGGGAATCAGCATGATTCCCGATGATGCCCGGCATGCCGCGGCGGACCTGGGGGCCAACCGCTGGCAAATTTTCACCAACATCGAACTGCCCCTGGCGTCTCCCGGGATCGTGGTGGGCGCTTTGCTCACTTTTGTCCTGGCCGCCGGGGCCGTGGCCGAATCCAAGCTGCTCGGCGGCCAAGCCGTCATCGTGATTTCCGATGACGTCGAAAGCGCGTTTACCTATGGTCAGAACTGGCCCCTGGGATCGGCCCTGGCCATGGTCCTGATCCTGGTGATCTCCATTCTGATCGTGATGACCCTGATGAAAATCGACCTGGATAGCGTGATGGGTAAGGGGAGGTAG
- a CDS encoding 2-dehydropantoate 2-reductase → MKKVCIYGIGAVGGFLGAMLARSGCEVSAVARGATLEALEKNGLRLEMENQRFTQPIRVSEDPKALGVQDLVIVAVKAQSLSSITSGIPALIGPQTTILTAMNGVPWWFFDGFGGKCAGLRLTSVDPTGAIAAAIPTGQVVGGVVHGSFALNEPGFVRHVFGKKMIIGKPDGTPTRPLPELAGLLGEAGMEIDVSEHIQRDIWFKLWGNMTMNPVSAITGATCDKILDDPLVNRFCLNIMAEAAGIGAIFGCPIEQSGEDRNAMTRKLGAFKTSMLQDVEAGRAVELDALVGAVQEIGRHVGVETPTIDTLLGLARLHAQVRGLYPVA, encoded by the coding sequence ATGAAGAAAGTCTGCATTTACGGCATCGGCGCGGTTGGCGGATTTCTGGGGGCCATGCTGGCCCGCAGCGGGTGCGAGGTCAGTGCCGTGGCGCGCGGGGCCACCCTTGAGGCGCTGGAAAAAAACGGTCTGCGTCTGGAGATGGAAAACCAGCGGTTTACCCAGCCCATCCGTGTGAGTGAGGATCCGAAAGCGCTGGGCGTTCAGGACCTGGTGATCGTTGCCGTCAAGGCCCAGTCCCTTTCCTCCATCACCTCGGGGATCCCGGCGCTGATCGGACCCCAGACCACCATCCTGACGGCCATGAACGGCGTTCCCTGGTGGTTTTTCGATGGGTTTGGCGGCAAATGTGCCGGCCTCCGGCTGACCTCGGTCGATCCCACCGGTGCCATTGCCGCTGCCATTCCCACGGGGCAGGTGGTCGGTGGCGTGGTGCATGGCAGTTTTGCCCTCAACGAACCCGGTTTCGTCCGCCATGTGTTCGGGAAAAAAATGATCATCGGCAAACCGGACGGCACGCCAACCCGGCCGCTTCCGGAACTGGCCGGGTTGCTGGGTGAGGCCGGGATGGAGATCGATGTCTCCGAGCACATTCAGCGCGATATCTGGTTCAAGCTCTGGGGCAATATGACCATGAACCCGGTTTCGGCCATTACCGGTGCGACGTGTGACAAAATCCTGGACGATCCGCTGGTGAATCGCTTCTGCCTGAACATCATGGCCGAGGCTGCCGGGATCGGCGCCATTTTCGGATGCCCCATCGAACAAAGCGGTGAGGACCGCAATGCCATGACCCGCAAACTGGGCGCCTTCAAAACCTCCATGCTGCAGGATGTGGAAGCCGGTCGCGCCGTCGAGTTGGATGCATTGGTGGGGGCTGTTCAGGAGATCGGTCGGCATGTGGGGGTTGAGACACCCACCATCGACACACTGCTCGGTCTGGCGCGCCTGCATGCACAGGTACGGGGATTGTATCCGGTGGCCTGA
- a CDS encoding DeoR/GlpR family DNA-binding transcription regulator produces the protein MANKKTLRQNEIITLLRESPAMRVNELAGTLNVTAETIRRDLDEMTEKGLLERTYGGAILRLEQEPGINVRHSLLVREREAIARQTVKEIKGASHLMIGSGATTVHVARYIAAEMSNLTVIVHSFGVAIELVHNPTIRVLMAPGVYSPTEGANHGEHTLRFLEKFWVDYTIVSASGLSLEGPCDALIDAGEVYATMMSRAFQTVLTADQSKFNLKFPARFAYWGEVDLLVTDARPTDRLATMLERHGVNLRVAPPRPF, from the coding sequence ATGGCCAACAAAAAAACCTTACGCCAGAACGAAATTATCACCCTGCTGCGCGAATCCCCTGCGATGCGGGTCAACGAACTGGCAGGCACCCTGAACGTGACGGCCGAAACGATCCGCCGCGATCTGGATGAGATGACCGAAAAGGGACTGCTCGAGCGCACTTACGGCGGGGCGATTCTGCGCCTGGAGCAGGAACCGGGAATCAACGTGCGCCACAGCCTGCTGGTACGGGAGCGTGAGGCGATCGCCCGCCAGACGGTGAAAGAGATCAAAGGGGCGTCCCACCTGATGATCGGTTCCGGCGCCACCACCGTCCATGTCGCCCGCTACATTGCCGCCGAAATGTCCAACCTCACGGTGATCGTGCACTCTTTCGGCGTAGCCATCGAGCTGGTGCACAACCCCACCATTCGGGTGCTCATGGCACCGGGCGTATACAGCCCCACCGAGGGGGCCAATCACGGTGAGCACACCCTCCGTTTCCTGGAGAAATTCTGGGTCGACTACACCATCGTCAGCGCCAGCGGACTCAGCCTCGAGGGGCCCTGTGATGCGCTGATCGATGCCGGCGAGGTCTACGCAACGATGATGTCGCGGGCCTTCCAGACCGTGCTGACCGCCGATCAATCCAAATTCAACCTGAAGTTCCCGGCACGCTTCGCCTATTGGGGGGAGGTCGACCTGCTGGTCACGGATGCCCGGCCCACCGATCGGTTGGCCACCATGCTGGAGCGGCACGGGGTCAACCTGCGCGTTGCCCCGCCGCGGCCTTTTTAA
- a CDS encoding ABC transporter permease: protein MKSRPANVLFYLYGLGVLLFLYLPIVAVGFASISKARYLRFPIRKYATGWYASALASDTVAGLVWTSLTIAAIVTLISILFGFFGALAFARYQWRFRKLYQKLILLPIFFPQTVLGLALLMWFNALGIIPSWHTAIVAHLVWITPIVTLIIAIRAYGFDPSLEDAARDMGCTNWQIMREVTIPLLMPAVNSAGLFAFLLSWGNFPLSLFTTGADSTLPEWLYAKMVSGYSPLVPTLGVLSVAASALVIVVALLVRALLPMIKRLKTARPAVQPH, encoded by the coding sequence ATGAAATCTCGACCGGCCAACGTCCTGTTCTATCTATACGGCCTCGGCGTTCTGCTGTTTCTCTATCTGCCGATCGTCGCCGTGGGCTTCGCCTCCATATCCAAGGCGCGCTACCTGAGGTTTCCCATCCGCAAGTATGCCACCGGATGGTATGCCAGTGCCCTGGCTAGCGACACGGTGGCCGGACTGGTCTGGACCTCCCTGACCATTGCCGCCATCGTTACCCTGATCTCGATTTTGTTCGGGTTTTTCGGTGCCCTGGCTTTCGCGCGCTATCAGTGGCGGTTCCGCAAGCTCTACCAGAAGCTCATTCTGCTGCCGATTTTCTTCCCCCAGACCGTGCTGGGGCTGGCCCTGCTGATGTGGTTCAACGCCCTGGGCATCATTCCCAGCTGGCACACGGCCATCGTCGCCCACCTGGTATGGATTACGCCGATCGTCACCCTGATCATCGCCATCCGGGCATACGGTTTCGACCCGTCGCTGGAAGATGCAGCCCGCGACATGGGCTGCACCAATTGGCAGATCATGCGCGAGGTGACGATTCCGCTGTTGATGCCGGCGGTCAACTCGGCCGGCCTGTTCGCCTTTTTGCTCAGCTGGGGCAATTTCCCCCTCTCCCTGTTCACCACTGGTGCGGATTCCACCCTGCCCGAGTGGCTGTACGCCAAAATGGTGTCGGGCTACTCCCCCCTGGTGCCTACGTTGGGGGTGCTCTCGGTGGCTGCCTCGGCACTGGTGATCGTGGTCGCTTTGCTGGTTCGTGCCCTGCTGCCGATGATCAAACGCCTGAAAACGGCCCGACCGGCCGTTCAACCCCATTAA